The Triticum aestivum cultivar Chinese Spring chromosome 3A, IWGSC CS RefSeq v2.1, whole genome shotgun sequence genome includes a region encoding these proteins:
- the LOC123063748 gene encoding probable protein phosphatase 2C 38, whose product MVGQTMMRIVRPCFKPSLPDGAQVVAAGGGGTREGLLWYRDAGRHACGDFSMAVVQANQLLEDASQLEAGPLVAADGPCATFVGVYDGHGGPETARFVADNLFHHLKKFATEQQTVSADVIRRSYAATEEGFLNLVRKQWLIKPQIASVGTCCLVGIINEGVLYIANAGDSRAVLGRVERGAKDIKAVQLSSEHNASFQEVRDELRQMHPDDPRIVVLKHNVWRVKGIIQVSRTIGDAYLKSSEFNREPLLARFRIPGPFHKPILCPEPSIEEHRLCAEDQFVIFASDGLWEHLSNQEAVDIVHCSPRNGIARRLIKAALREAAKKREMRYSDLKKIDRGVRRHFHDDITVVVLFMDPALVSRRLYGGPLLSLRGGGSTPTFAQKC is encoded by the exons ATGGTGGGGCAGACCATGATGCGCATCGTGCGGCCCTGCTTCAAGCCCTCGCTGCCCGACGGCGCGCAGGTCGTCGCCGCCGGGGGCGGCGGCACCAGGGAGGGCCTGCTCTGGTACAGGGACGCCGGCCGCCACGCCTGCGGCGACTTCTCCATGGCCGTCGTGCAGGCCAACCAGCTGCTCGAGGACGCCAGCCAGCTCGAGGCCGGgcccctcgtcgccgccgacgGGCCCTGCGCCACCTTCGTCGGCGTCTACGACGGCCACGGCGGGCCCGAGACCGCCCGCTTCGTCGCCGATAACCTCTTCCACCACCTCAAGA AGTTTGCGACGGAACAACAGACAGTCTCGGCCGACGTGATACGCCGATCCTACGCTGCCACGGAGGAGGGCTTTCTGAACCTTGTGAGGAAGCAGTGGCTCATCAAGCCGCAGATCGCCTCGGTCGGTACATGTTGTTTGGTTGGCATTATCAACGAAGGTGTTCTGTACATAGCAAACGCCGGCGACTCCCGTGCTGTCCTCGGGAGAGTCGAGCGGGGCGCCAAAGACATTAAGGCAGTTCAGCTCTCGTCCGAGCATAACGCGAGCTTTCAGGAGGTAAGGGATGAGCTAAGACAGATGCACCCGGACGACCCCCGGATCGTGGTCCTCAAGCACAATGTTTGGCGCGTCAAGGGCATTATTCAG GTTTCCAGAACGATCGGTGACGCCTACCTAAAAAGTTCGGAGTTTAACCGCGAGCCTCTTCTGGCCCGGTTCCGTATTCCAGGGCCCTTCCATAAACCGATTCTTTGTCCGGAACCATCCATAGAAGAACACAGACTGTGCGCAGAAGATCAGTTTGTTATATTTGCGTCAGATGGACTATGGGAGCACTTGAGCAATCAGGAAGCTGTGGATATAGTTCATTGTTCGCCTCGGAAT GGCATTGCGAGACGACTAATAAAAGCAGCTCTGCGGGAGGCGGCAAAGAAGAGAGAAATGAGATACTCAGACTTGAAGAAGATCGACCGCGGGGTCAGGAGGCACTTCCACGATGATATTACTGTTGTGGTATTATTCATGGACCCTGCGCTTGTCAGCAGGAGGCTCTACGGTGGGCCGTTGCTTTCGCTAAGGGGTGGTGGCAGCACGCCAACGTTTGCACAGAAATGCTGA